AGGTTGGAGCTATTAAATACATGCAGTGGAGCAATACTTTGAAAAAAGAGATCTCAAACATACAAAACTCTCTAGCAAAGGTGCTTTAACAGATCTGTTGAGAGCAGTTTTTTCAAAGGCCAGGGCAGTAGATCAAGTAGCCCACTGCTACAGTGCctctgctggaaaagacctccaagatcatcaaatccaattgtcaacccaacagcaccatggccaagGTATTTTCACAGCATGATACAATGGCAGCTTAAATagagggaggcagggggtgTATTTTACAAGtccttgtagtgataggatgacagggaatggatttgagctggaagaggagagattcagactggagattaggtaGAGATTCTTGACagcgagggtggggagacactggaacaggttgcccagggatgttgtggacaccccctccctggaggtgttctaggccaggctggatgggaccttgagcaacctggcaggggccttggaactagatgatctttcaggcctgttccatcccaaaccattctgtgatcctatgattttgAAGTGTCTGTAAGGAAAACCTGGTGGCTTAATGTCAAACCTGCATCACAGTCAGTCTAGCAGgggtgcccagcagctctgacATGGAGTTACCTGCAGGCTGAAGGAGAGGGAAGTGCTTTAATCTGGAACTGTCAGCAACttcacagctttgctgctgtaGCTAAGAAAGAGCCAACACCAAGCATGAGTTCTTAGAAAGTCAGACTGAATTTATTACTctctggaaattaaaaaaaggcagaCGACAAGGCCTGGACATTCTGTTGTTATTTAAGGGGCAGTAAAGCTTTGTATAACTCATGTATGCAAAGTGATAAAAATACAACCTTCAGATCCTTGTGGTccaaagggaaaacagaaacagGAAACATCAACTTCCTGCAGCTTGCCCCAGTAAACTACTGGTACTGCAGAGACTGACAGAATTACAGCAACAGACATCTCTGTAATGACTTCAATTAGCTGTTTACATAATGATGTCACTTGATTGTTTGGACAGAACCATGGAAGCAGGCTAAGCTTTCCACAAACCAAGTCACAAGTGGAGcaactccctcagcactgcatttcTAGGACAATgctgttcttaaaaaaaagaaaaaaaaggaaagggaaaaaccaaaaaagaggaaatgtacAATAGTACATATAGTTTTGTAGTAAACAAGTATCTGAACAGattcagctttcctttttttaatttttattaaagcaTTTAGAGCTTTATAAAATAGAAACCTTCCAAAGGTCAAGTTCaaaagctgagaggaggctTTGCTAATTTCTAAAGGTAACAGCCAGAATACCATTGCTCTTAGAAGATCTGTCTTTTATTTTACCTCAACAGTTTTAGCCTTGGAAGGTGACCCCACAAACTCCACTACCATTGTTGTGTGTAAGCCCAGCAGCATCCACCAGGTCAGCTGAAGACTCCTCCTCTGATGGGAATGCTCTCATTCAGCCCCTGTTCTATAAGTTTGATGTCCTCCAAGTCATCCTTTATTATGCTAATGAGGTGACTCAAgccttcttgctgctgcttcagatgCTGCAGATAGTTCAAAAACCAGCATGAGGATAGTTCAACTTGACAGATTTTAAAGTAATATTTCTCAGAGGTGTCACAGCTGGTGGCCTCAGCACACTGAAAAGCCTTGGCATAAtctcctccagggaaggaaaccCAGGACTGTCTGTGCTAACAGGCTAAgggcagagggtggtgctgCACAACACTGTCCCTGGGGGCAATAAAAAGGACTTCATCCTCAAACAAAACCATGGTGTTCAAGATACATCTCCCAACCTAGTGAGCAGGTGGCTTACATGCTGAAGTTCAAAAGCATCCCAGAACAATACTTACTTGCTTGATTTCCCTTAAGAGGTCTGCATCTACGTAATAGCGCTCCTCAGCCCGCACTGTTCCAAAGTGGTTCTGCATCCTGATCTGGGACATCAGCTCATTcagcctgccctgggaagagaaaaCAGGCTCAGATCAACTCATTTACATCTGTCAGAGCTCCCCTCCCAGAGCCACCAGGACAGGAAGCACTGCCCATCATTCCATTTTTAATGCTCTCTTTGAAAGACAGGCAGAGGGCAAGCAGCTCCTGGACTTCAAAATCAGAAATACTTAAACCCCTCTCAgtcttgcagcacagagcacaggacCATAACCCAGGAATGCTGCTGGACTTCTCTTCTGAAAGCTTTCCACAATGTATGAATGATTTGGAAAACCTGAATTTGTATGTGAGCAAACGCCAGGGTTTCtggcaaagctctgctgcctaCTCACCTTGAACTGAGTAGGTGCATTAAGTTCACACTGAATGGTGTCCAGCTGTACACgaagttgctcttcatcagcttGAATGGCATAACCGCTTTTCCTTTGGATCTCCTGCTTTATCAACACCTacaaaagaagagaagactttgcCCATCTCTTCTCTCCACCAGCCCATCCATGTGCCTTTTTGCTCTTCCTCCAGCGTGTCTCATCAGATTTGTTCTGTCATTTAGTTTGTCTCTAATCAGATTTGCTCTAGTCTGCTGCTCTGAGACCTTTCATGGTCTGAGGTTGCCAAAGTGGTAAGACATGCTGCACACCTGAAGCTTCCCCTGACAGCTCTGCCTGTTACTTAAATCAATACCATTTAGATCAAGTCTGAACTCTCTTTTCAACACTGGCCATGCAGAagatggaacaggtcatcctgtccCCTCTCAGTTTGCCTTCTGGCACTAGACTGTGTCAGGACAAATTATTTAGTGTCCATGTTACCTGTAATGTTCTGTGAGAAAGAGCCATCAGCTTCCTCTTGTACTGTGCAATCTTTGCCatggttgttgtttggtttttctgcaGCTCACTGATGTCTTCTGATATTAtctgcagaggagacagagTCAGTTGGAAGTCATAAGAGCTTTTGATAAAAACACCATCAGTCCTGATTTGAAACTGGGAGTCTCAAAACAGCACTCAGgccagcacctcagtgttctGGCTGAAGATGTTTACAGAAAACCTGTTGCTAGACCTCTCCTGGTCTggtttctatttattttcacaAGGCAACAGAAAACTGGGTGCCTAAATTAGAGTCTGTGCCAGTGCAACTTAATTGAGCTCGTTTGACTTAGCCTATAACAACACAGCAAGCctgaacctgaaaaaaaaacccaaagcccaaAGCCCACTGCTCAGTTTTTGGCTCTAAGATCTAATTAAGGAATACATTAAGGTACCATGATAAAGAGTCACAGCCCTAGGCACATGGGGCCAGTTTCAGTTTGTACAcacaggagctggggagagctCCTGGGAGAGCTGAGGCACATCCTTTGTCAACAGTCATGGTAGGGAGAAGAAACCTTACATCCAGTCGAGTTTGATGCTGCTTGGTCATCTGATCTTGGGCCTTCAATCTTCTTAACAGTTCCTTAAAACCCACCATTGGCACAGGAATCAGCCTACAAGAGTATAAACAGTTCTGACAACACATTTCTGTTAGACACTTGGTATGGATTAATAATGATAAAGTTACAGATACtctggtcagggattggaacaggctgcccagggaggtggtggagtccccatccctggaggggttcaaaaagcatgtggccatggcacttggggacatggtttgatggccatggtggtcttaggttgcaggttggactcaatggtcttagaggttttttccaacccaaacaattctatgattcttggcCTATTATAAATTGAGATCATACATAAACATAACTTGTTAAGTTCTAGAGTCCTCACTATTTCTGACAACCTTGCTCCTTCTTCATAGAGAAATCAGCCTAAGTGATCTGTAACCATGGGGAGGGTACATGGGTACATCACTTCAAGGAACAGAGAACAACAGTTGCACAAAAAGAAGTCACAACAACTAGTGCATGTAAAGGGGTAAGTAATGCAAGTGAGGCTCTCCATCCTGACAAGCCTGAATGGGTGAAGGGATTGGAGAAACTTTTCTGAGAAGCCTCACAGCTTCACACAGCACTTGACAAAGTTATTGTCAAAGAAGCTTCTAACAAGTTACCTGAAGGGTGCTACATGATGTTTTACATTCCCCCCCTTTCCAGGTCTTTTTGTAATACTCTGACAGACTGTTCAGACTTACTTGTCAGGATCAGGATTATCAACTTTGGCTTGTTCCCATATAATAGGATCAACaccttaaataaaaaaaaacaacaacaagtGAGGTTTCAGCATGGATGGATGTGAACAGATACCACTTCTTACAGCTGGCAAGCAGGAAAAATAGGAAATACACAGACCCTGGGAACTGTGCTAACCAGAATGGCTCTTATACAAATTAAGGCTAATTAAACAAAGGTAACTCTTAAAAGTCTTGGTCCTGCTGTTTCCACTGTACTTTTAAAGGGTGTTTGCTGTTTCCACTGTACTTTTAAAGGGTGTTTTACAGTGGGCTGACACCTGCATTCCTCCCAGAGCCCTCCCAGCTGTGCCCCTGTGCAGCCCCAGAGCACAAACCAGCAGGAGggttctgcaggagctgcttggcCTGTGCTGGGGAAAGCTCTGTCCTGGCCATGGAGAAGCTgacccccagctgctgcagggatgatTTGATGTTGGCTTGTTCAAAGTGGGCATGGAGGGTGGATGCAGGGACTCTCCTTGAAGTACCGTTGGGCGAGCGCTCGACCACGTAAATGATCACTTCTGTCCTGAGCAAGAGAAAAGGCTCACGGTCAGAAGAAACTAATAGAACAAAGAACCCTAACCCAAAGTTTCCACTCTTCCCAGCTGACAGCTCACTTCCTTtccactgagcagctgcagggcttaacactgcaaggcagaaagggaaaagctgtAAATACCCCCCAAAATTACAATCTGCCCCCAGTTTTAACGTCAATATTATATGGTGGTGCTAGCACAACATTAAAAATAGCCTAAGATTTTTGGTCTTTAAAAGATATTGAACTGTGGGGAAGTAAGAAGCAGAAATGTCTGTGTGCTGAGGTATTTCAGGCCCCAAACAAGCCAAAGCAGTCAAGGGCAGGATGAGCCAGCTCAAGGAGACCAGCTCCCACCCAAACTAATATTTCTGATACATATAGAATACTGCAAAGAGGCCATTACTGTATACCCAAATGCCTTCCACCTTGCACATGACCAAGTGAAGAACACCTCCCAACTCCTAAAATACTCAGTATTTCTTTATCCTACCCTCAtctccaggggctggagcagcctaTTTCCTGAACTGAGGTTCTCAGCAAAAGAAGGTGACATACACAGGAAAGATACTTAAAAAGCGACATGAAGGAAATGAAACTGGGGATGAAGAGATCTAAAATCAGGGAGCAAAGGAGACAGAGCAGACTAAGCCAACCCTTGCCAGCATGCAATACCAGACAAAAAGGCAGAACTGTGTGAAGTTGACATACTGGTCATCTGGCAAGGTTTTGACACCTTCCACGTTGACAGTCAGGGTCTGGTTTCCTCCCAGAATTTTGTGTAGTGACTctaccagctgctgctgctggcttcgaatatctgcttcttttctgttaAAGACCAAAACCACGAGGCCATCTTCATCCTTGTTGTTGGGGATTAAACTGTAACCCACAGCCTGAAAATGCACAGACAACAACTGGGGATGTGTTACTTAGCAAAAACCTATCCATCTGGCATGAAGTTGCTCCATTTTTAGAGCAACTGGCTCAAAATTTAAGTTACAACATATTGGGAGATGCAGAAACATAAACCAAATCCCCCTTTCAAGTGTTCTCTTGCAAAGCCACCAGCAAGTAGCTCTTTAGGAGCATGCTTTTCATGGTCAAGAGCTGCATGCTTCTCATTTGTTCCACGGCTGAAATGGTTCCTTGAGCACCCTTTGGCTAATGCCCCGTTCTTATCAGGTGTCTGATGCTTACAGAAGCAATAATTACAGACAAGCTTATAATGCTTTGCCCTCATTCCCGTGCTACCACCTCCATTGTTTCTTAGGCATCTGCCACTGCTGGCACCCATGGAACTCATCAGTAGGCTCACTTAAGGTATGTGAATTCCCAATGGCATTGGTAATACCAAACAAAAGTGAACTTAGCTGATAGGAAAACTTCTCCTTTTGGTAAACTCTAAAATTAACCAATTTTGCCTCTCACAACTTACACTTTGCAATTTTTCAAAGCTCAGAAATCTCCAAAGCCACTTCAGGCAACAGCTTACAAGATTCCCTAAGATTTTAGGTGCATTATCAACAAAATATTCACAGAAACACCTAAAAAGGTAATGCCACAGCAGCCAAACATTCATTATGCAGACACACAAAGACTTTATAAAGTGTCATGATGTGCATCATCAAAACCAGTCCTAATTAGGCATTAGCCTACATCCAGGTTAGAAAGTCTGCATTTCAGAGAAGCAGCTTGAGAAAGGAGGCTATCACCATGCCTGACCCAAATCCACTTTCAAGCTCAAAGCTTAGCAAGAAGTCAGCAGACATGAGATTTGTGGAGGATGAAGAGCTACACATTCTCTGTTGACAAAAGGAAGACTTGGAACTGCTGATGATATCCTGTAAGGAATGGAGTCAGCTTTAGCAATGGCAAGGCTAAAGGCAGAAGGTGAAGGCTGGTGTGTTTAAAATGCTATGCACAGGCCAGGTTCACAGAGGGTTCTCCCAATGTAGgcaaagaaatgaagaaggagCCTGAAGTTCTTATTCCAGATGTTAACAGTTTCTTTCAGAGGCGAAGGCTACTCTCAACAGTTTCTGTAATGTTGTATCCTACACAAACACACTTTAGAGGCAATTTCCAGaggcctgctcccagcacacacacagacctgTCAGCTAGCAGAGAACACGTGCACTTGTTCCCTGGGACCTCAGTGCAGCCCCGTTTCCCCTTTAATCAGCATGCAGCAGAGGTGTGCACAGTACCTGCTAAAGTGCCATCTCAGAGTGCTCCTAGCAGGAACAAAATACTCACCAGACACTCAAGACACTCAgcaagcactgagctgctgggcagctgaaCAAGTCCATACCTTAAACCTGCAGAAGGGGTTCTCCTGCGTGAACTCCACAGGAGCGATGTTGTTGTTGAAGTAGCCTTTGCCTGTTCCCCAGAAGGCCTGAAGCTGGTTCCATTTAGCCAAAATTGCATCTCTCTCATCTCCCAAGAGTGTGGGAGCTGAGAGGGCACTGGCTGTATTGATGAgctggttggactgggcagGTGTCTGAGCAGGCTGGCTGAACAAGCTGCTTCCTAGTGCTGTGTTGGATGAGCAAAACCAAGtgaacaggcacaaacttgaccACAAGAAGTtctatctaaacatgaggaggagcttctttaatgtaggggtggtggagtcctggagcaggctgcccggagacgtggtggaatctccatctctggagacattgcaaacctgcctggatgtgttcctgtatgacccaccctaggtgaccctgccttggcaaggaggctggactggatctccagaggtccctccaacccctaccattctgtgattctgtgaactcctCTACACCAAGGCAGACTCACTTTCTAGAAGCCAAAGGTAACAGTCTCCTGTTACATACATCCCTGTCCCACTCCttgtgtgcctgctgcagccctaCACCTTCATTGCTAAGGAAGGGGCACATAAAGGGAGGGTTGTACTTActggtctgctgctgctgggtacCAAAGCCTCCAAAGCCCAGCCCTGTTCCCAACCCACTACCCAAGCCAGTTCCAGTTCCTGTGCCAAAACTAGTACCAAATCCAAAGCCTTTGTTCTGAGTAGCACCAAAAAGTCCtgggaaaagaagcaaagaattATTGAGAAGAGAGCAGTCTCAAAACATTGCTGCGAAGGGCTGAcaccctgcagctccttctACAGCAAATACAttcagcctttccctctcttACCAGTGGTGCCTGTGTTGGTGGGAGCAGAAAAGCTAAAGGCTGGtgctgcagtggtggtggttgtCCCAAATCCTCCAAATGCACCTAGCAAACAAAGTTGGCAAATAAGGCAGAGGGCATGTTGTGAGTGGCAGCTGTAGAGAACATGACAGCAAACAACACACTTCCAGGGGTGTCATAAGATGCTGACAGATGGATGGGTTATGTCACAGGCATGTGGTTCACAGTGACCATGGGCATTGAGTTCAGTGTCTGAGGAAATGGGGGAAAAACATGAACCACAAAGCCAAGACATCTGTGGTGTGTAACacaacagagaagcagcaggtaaCTGACATCCTGCTTCTCTACCAGCAGGATGTGCTCCCCTGAGTGCCAAACACAACTACTTCCTAAACTCGGGAATACTTCTAGTCGGTGTTGTTATTGTTTAATAAAGAATTTGGTGAGCTTTTTAAACATTCCTAACCTCTccagaacaaaaccagacacaaaTCAACCCAAGCCAAAGGCTAGGGTGCACACCATTGCTATGCCTACATGGCAAGGCTGTCACAGCAACGATTTCTTTCTACACACAGGTAGAACTCCACAAGATCTTTGTTTTGAAGCTCAGTTTCCTTATCGTCCTCCCTAGTAAATCTCATTTTGAGGTTCAACCACCATCAGAGGAAGACGGATGCAAAAGCAATCAGCCTTCCTCAGGCTTTCAGGAGAACTAGGACCTGGATAGCAGGGGAAGACCTGAATGAGAGCCTGAGTTCCACTGTGCCAGGGAGAGCCCTGAGAAATCATTTTCCTCTCTGCCCCCTTAGAGGAggtgcccagtgcagggcaACTAAGCCATGACAGGTGCTACTGGCCCACACAACCTCCCAATACATGAGGTGCCCCCACACGACCTCTGTGCTATAGTGGTGCCAATGCACCACTGGCCCAAGGTGCAGCCTGGGCCCTTCTGACTAGCCCTGGAGGACCAAGTTCTCTCCACTTCAAGTTGTTTTCACTTGTGTTCAAATGGAGACAGACAGCTGGCTACAAAGGATTTGTCAAAAAATCCACTTCAActtgaggaaaaactttgctgagaaggtgctggagccctggagcaggctgccccgagaggttgtggagtttccttctctggagactaacaagacccatctggatgggttcctgtgtcacctgccctaggtgaccctgctttggcaggggtgttggactggatgatctctagaggtcccttccaaccctaccattctgtgattctaaaaagATGCTGGCACTAACTCAGAAgtcaatagcaaaaaaaaaaaaaaacccagcacactGTTTAGATCTATGACACCTGGCATTCTCTAGGCTGTGTACAAAACAAAAAGTTTATACCAAAGCTGACATGCAAtcacatttaattttcattcattcattaaCATGAGTGGTTATAAGGAGTTGTTCAAGTTTCAGCCCTACCCATCTGAcatgatttttaattttgcacTTCTTGGAAAAGGATCTATGAGTGcaaactgctgaaaaaaaaataagtatccAAGCTCTGTCTGGAGTAGTTCAAATTTAGCtaagaggaaaaacaacaaaaaaatccacaaaccaAAGGCAGACCCCTCAAGTGCACACAGGTAAGAGGACACTAAGACAGGGAGCAATGACGCTGTGGGATGGATGTGATTCCTATACGAGCAGCGGCAACGAGACCCTGGCGGCTGACTCCACACAAGTACCAGTGCTAGAGACCCACACGGTTAGGCACACTTGTAtgaagcagggcagatttaaCTTGGAGTTCTATCAGCAGAATTGATGGATCCACATGGGACCATGATGGTTTTTCAATACCCAGCTCACCCATCATTCCCCAGACCACCCCCCCCCACAGGCATGGAACACCTGAAGGagaggctggatgggtgggaaACAGAGGACTGCTCATTTTGTGCTGGTCGTATAAAATTTGTTTCTCCACAGAAACTGTTGAGGTGTGGTGCATTCATGACAGCCAAGGCAAGGCCAATGAGGAGACAGAGGGGGAGATGAAGAACATGACTGCAGCAGTCCAAGAATCTCGTGGCTCAACAGCTGTTTCTTGAGAATTTAACACGCAGAAAAACCTATGAGGCTACAGATGGCTCTCAAACCCATTCTGCTCCCAGTCTTCACTGGACAGCAGTAACACTAAACACAGATTCTCAGCTCAGAATGTCATTCTTGGACCCCTGCTATCAACATTTATCACAGAACACGTGGAGTTTATGCATTATCTACCTGCACTTGCCAGAGTGTTACCAAAATTGAATGGTGGAGTTGAGGTAGTGGAAACACCGAAATTCCCAATATTAAAATTCACTGCCGGGTTAGCAGTTAATCCAAAGCCCCCAAAATTAAACCCACTGGCAGTGGAGTTTGCAGTTTCCAGCCCACCAAATCCTGACAAGCgggaagcagaaaaagagcaaGGTAACATtagtgctgaggagaaggcagggtcaggaaagaaaagccacAATATTTGCCCATCACCAGGGATGAGACAGGCATAGTTAAAATCAAGAGTAAGATGCTGGCTGGCATTAAACATTATTTACTGAACACCAGGACAGTTCCAAGCTTTCTGTTTAATCCCTGCTGTCAGCATGTGATTTTTCCAACCAGCTGTTAACATTTCCCCCATCTGATTTCAAAGCCAGACATCCAAAATATCCATGTGATTAGACATTCCTGACAAGAGTAATTTCTAACTGCCTGTCTTACCTAGCTGCCTCTATTCCAGTGTAACTGATGCTACTCTCAGGGAATTATTTCATGAGCTCTCAGGAAGGCAAGAAGAAAGCTACCACCATGCCCACAGGCGTGGCAATAGCAGGACAACCACAAAACACAGCTCCAACACTCCAGGACATTATTTATTTAAGTTATACTCAAAAGGTTTGCCCAGCCCTTGCTGTTGACTTACCTGCTGCATCGAGGTTTTTCAGTGCTAAGAAAACTGGGCTAATACAGCAGCTCCCCAATTCCCTCcccaggaagagcagagaacagGATCAtgccagacagacagacaacgGGAAGCCCTGGAATGTGATCCTTAAATTCCCTCTAATATCGATCTGAGAGCAAAGTAAACCTCGTGACAGTGCATGAGCAGTACAAGAGCAGCTTTTAGTTAAGATAGGGCCACAAAAGTCTGTGTCTAAAACAGGCACAGTTAAAGACcacacagcatcctggcctggaacagcaacagtgtggccagcaggagtagggaagtgatcctgCCCTTGTATTGGGCTctgctgaggtcacacctcaaatactggggtcagttttggacccctcactccaagaaggatattgagggcctacagtgggtccagagaagggcaaccaagctggtgaagggtctggagaaca
The nucleotide sequence above comes from Indicator indicator isolate 239-I01 chromosome 25, UM_Iind_1.1, whole genome shotgun sequence. Encoded proteins:
- the NUP54 gene encoding nucleoporin p54 isoform X2, which gives rise to MAFNFGATAGAGAANPTASPSGAFGGFGTTTTTAAPAFSFSAPTNTGTTALGSSLFSQPAQTPAQSNQLINTASALSAPTLLGDERDAILAKWNQLQAFWGTGKGYFNNNIAPVEFTQENPFCRFKAVGYSLIPNNKDEDGLVVLVFNRKEADIRSQQQQLVESLHKILGGNQTLTVNVEGVKTLPDDQTEVIIYVVERSPNGTSRRVPASTLHAHFEQANIKSSLQQLGVSFSMARTELSPAQAKQLLQNPPAGVDPIIWEQAKVDNPDPDKLIPVPMVGFKELLRRLKAQDQMTKQHQTRLDIISEDISELQKNQTTTMAKIAQYKRKLMALSHRTLQVLIKQEIQRKSGYAIQADEEQLRVQLDTIQCELNAPTQFKGRLNELMSQIRMQNHFGTVRAEERYYVDADLLREIKQHLKQQQEGLSHLISIIKDDLEDIKLIEQGLNESIPIRGGVFS
- the NUP54 gene encoding nucleoporin p54 isoform X1; protein product: MAFNFGATAGAGAANPTASPSGAFGGFGTTTTTAAPAFSFSAPTNTGTTGLFGATQNKGFGFGTSFGTGTGTGLGSGLGTGLGFGGFGTQQQQTTLGSSLFSQPAQTPAQSNQLINTASALSAPTLLGDERDAILAKWNQLQAFWGTGKGYFNNNIAPVEFTQENPFCRFKAVGYSLIPNNKDEDGLVVLVFNRKEADIRSQQQQLVESLHKILGGNQTLTVNVEGVKTLPDDQTEVIIYVVERSPNGTSRRVPASTLHAHFEQANIKSSLQQLGVSFSMARTELSPAQAKQLLQNPPAGVDPIIWEQAKVDNPDPDKLIPVPMVGFKELLRRLKAQDQMTKQHQTRLDIISEDISELQKNQTTTMAKIAQYKRKLMALSHRTLQVLIKQEIQRKSGYAIQADEEQLRVQLDTIQCELNAPTQFKGRLNELMSQIRMQNHFGTVRAEERYYVDADLLREIKQHLKQQQEGLSHLISIIKDDLEDIKLIEQGLNESIPIRGGVFS